A stretch of Lactuca sativa cultivar Salinas chromosome 6, Lsat_Salinas_v11, whole genome shotgun sequence DNA encodes these proteins:
- the LOC111887518 gene encoding glycine-rich cell wall structural protein 1.8, with product MKKQDGFVLVLAFLCAFVITVSAVISETSGNDERKRNLVSKTHHGGGGAYGYGSGGQGGGCGGGGFGGWGGYGCGGKGGENGGDGDKGGGDIGGVSGGGVGQGGGDKGGGSGEGGGQGGCDKGGCGSEGGGQGGGDKGGGSGEGDGQGGCDKGGGCGSEGGGQGGGDKGGGSGEGGGQGECDKGGCGSEGGGQGGGDKGGGSGEGGGQGGCDKGGGCGSEGGGQGGGDKGGGSGQGGCDKGGGCGSEGGGQGGGNKGGGSGEDGGQGGCDKGGCGSESGGQGGCDKGGCGSEGGGQGGGDKGGGSGEGGGQGGGDKGGGSGEGGGQGGCDKGGCVGEGGGQGGGDKGGGSDVGGGQGGCDKEGCGSEGGSQGGGDKGGGSGKGGGQGGCGGEGGGQGGGDKGGGSGEGGGQGGGDKGGGSGEGGGQGGCDKGGCVGEGGGQGGGDKGGGSDVGGGQGGCDKGGCGSEGGSQGGGDKGGGSSKGGGQGGCDKGGCGGEGGGQGGSDKGGGSDVGGGQGGCDKGGCGSEGGGQGGGDKRGGSDVGGGQGGCNKGGCGSEGGGQGGGDKGGRSGKGGGQGGCGSEGGSQGEGDKGGGSGKGGGQGGCDKGGCGSEGGGQGGGDNEGGCGKGGAQGGCDKGGCGSEGDSQGGGDKGGSSGGGYGQGGGWGGGSGGGGGGGGGGGGGGGGSGGGGS from the exons ATGAAAAAACAAGATGGCTTTGTGTTAGTGTTGGCTTTTCTCTGTGCATTTGTTATCACCGTGTCTGCTGTAATCTCTGAAACATCTGGAAATGATGAGAGAAAAA GAAATTTAGTCAGCAAGACACATCATGGAGGTGGTGGGGCTTATGGATATGGAAGTGGAGGACAGGGTGGCGGATGTGGTGGTGGAGGTTTTGGAGGATGGGGTGGTTATGGATGTGGAGGTAAGGGAGGAGAGAATGGTGGCGATGGTGATAAAGGAGGAGGTGACATAGGAGGAGTGAGTGGTGGAGGTGTTGGACAAGGGGGAGGTGATAAGGGAGGAGGGAGCGGTGAAGGTGGTGGTCAAGGAGGTTGTGACAAGGGTGGATGTGGCAGTGAAGGTGGTGGCCAAGGAGGAGGTGATAAGGGAGGAGGCAGTGGTGAAGGTGATGGTCAAGGAGGATGTGACAAGGGCGGCGGATGTGGCAGTGAAGGTGGTGGCCAAGGAGGAGGTGATAAGGGAGGAGGGAGCGGTGAAGGTGGTGGTCAAGGAGAATGTGACAAGGGTGGATGTGGCAGTGAAGGTGGTGGCCAAGGAGGAGGTGATAAGGGAGGAGGCAGTGGTGAAGGTGGTGGTCAAGGAGGATGTGACAAGGGCGGCGGATGTGGTAGTGAAGGTGGTGGCCAAGGAGGAGGTGATAAGGGAGGAGGCAGTGGTCAAGGAGGATGTGACAAGGGTGGCGGATGTGGCAGTGAAGGTGGTGGCCAAGGAGGAGGTAATAAGGGAGGAGGCAGCGGTGAAGATGGTGGTCAAGGAGGATGCGACAAGGGTGGATGTGGCAGTGAAAGTGGTGGCCAAGGAGGATGTGACAAGGGTGGATGTGGCAGTGAAGGTGGTGGCCAAGGAGGAGGTGATAAGGGAGGAGGGAGCGGTGAAGGTGGTGGTCAAGGCGGAGGCGACAAGGGAGGAGGGAGCGGTGAAGGTGGTGGTCAAGGAGGATGTGACAAGGGCGGATGTGTTGGTGAAGGTGGTGGCCAAGGAGGAGGTGATAAGGGAGGAGGGAGTGATGTAGGTGGTGGTCAAGGAGGATGTGACAAGGAAGGATGTGGTAGTGAAGGTGGCAGCCAAGGAGGAGGTGATAAAGGAGGAGGGAGCGGTAAAGGTGGTGGTCAAGGAGGATGTGGCGGTGAAGGTGGTGGCCAAGGAGGAGGTGATAAGGGAGGAGGGAGCGGTGAAGGTGGTGGTCAAGGCGGAGGCGACAAGGGAGGAGGGAGCGGTGAAGGTGGTGGTCAAGGAGGATGTGACAAGGGCGGATGTGTTGGTGAAGGTGGTGGCCAAGGAGGAGGTGATAAGGGAGGAGGGAGTGATGTAGGTGGTGGTCAAGGAGGATGTGACAAGGGAGGATGTGGTAGTGAAGGTGGTAGCCAAGGAGGAGGTGATAAAGGAGGAGGGAGCAGTAAAGGTGGTGGTCAAGGAGGATGTGACAAGGGAGGATGTGGTGGTGAAGGTGGTGGCCAAGGAGGAAGTGATAAGGGAGGAGGGAGCGATGTAGGTGGTGGTCAAGGAGGATGTGACAAGGGAGGATGTGGCAGTGAAGGTGGCGGCCAAGGAGGAGGTGATAAGAGAGGAGGGAGTGATGTAGGTGGTGGTCAAGGAGGATGTAACAAGGGAGGATGTGGCAGTGAAGGCGGTGGCCAAGGAGGAGGTGATAAGGGGGGAAGGAGCGGTAAAGGCGGTGGTCAAGGAGGATGTGGCAGTGAAGGTGGCAGCCAAGGAGAAGGTGATAAAGGAGGAGGGAGTGGTAAAGGCGGTGGTCAAGGAGGATGTGACAAGGGCGGATGTGGCAGTGAAGGTGGTGGCCAAGGAGGAGGTGATAATGAAGGAGGGTGCGGTAAAGGCGGTGCTCAAGGAGGATGTGACAAGGGAGGTTGTGGCAGTGAAGGTGACAGCCAAGGAGGAGGTGATAAAGGTGGATCAAGTGGCGGAGGTTATGGTCAAGGAGGAGGAtggggtggtggtagtggtggtggaggtggcggaggtggtggtggaggcggtggtggtggtggctcagGTGGTGGTGGCTCATAA
- the LOC111887521 gene encoding phosphoribulokinase, chloroplastic has product MAACTVYTLQALNTTCSISTPTKTHLGFNQKRVFFYSNGGKGTSSGKMRGGEITCSGDTIVIGLAADSGSGKSTFMRRLTSVFGGAASPPKGGNPDSNTLISDTTTVICLDDYHSLDRTGRKEKGVTALDPRANDFDLMYEQVKALKNGVAVEKPIYNHVTGLLDPPELIKSPKILVIEGLHPMYDPRVRDLLDFSIYLDISNEVKFAWKIQRDMAERGHSLESIKASIEARKPDFDAYIDPQKQYADAVIEVLPTRLIPDDNEGKVLRVKLIMKEGVPYFNPVYLFDEGSTISWIPCGRKLTCSYPGISFSYGPDAYFGHEVSVLEMDGQFDRLDELIYVESHLSNISTKFYGEITQQMLKHADFPGSNNGTGLFQTIVGLKIRDLFEQIAAKRESTPLQSTKS; this is encoded by the exons atggcaGCGTGCACAGTATACACACTCCAAGCTCTCAACACAACATGCTCGATCTCAACACCCACAAAAACCCACCTGGGATTCAACCAAAAGCGAGTCTTTTTCTACAGCAATGGAGGTAAAGGGACAAGTAGTGGCAAGATGAGAGGTGGTGAAATAACATGCTCAGGGGACACAATAGTAATCGGACTTGCAGCCGATTCTGGGAGTGGGAAAAGTACCTTCATGAGAAGGTTGACCAGTGTTTTTGGAGGTGCAGCTTCCCCTCCAAAAGGAGGGAATCCCGACTCAAATACACTCATAAGCGATACAACTACAGTCATATGTCTGGATGATTACCATTCTTTGGACAGAACTGGAAGGAAAGAAAAGGGAGTGACTGCACTTGATCCACGAGCCAATGACTTTGATCTTATGTATGAACAGGTTAAAGCTCTTAAAAATGGTGTTGCTGTTGAGAAGCCGATTTATAACCATGTTACTGGTCTTTTGGATCCTCCTGAACTCATCAAATCCCCTAAGATTCTTGTCATTGAAGGTCTTCACCCAAT GTATGATCCGAGAGTTAGAGATCTCCTAGACTTCAGTATCTACTTGGACATCAGTAACGAAGTTAAATTCGCCTGGAAAATTCAG AGAGACATGGCAGAGAGAGGACACAGTCTTGAAAGCATTAAAGCTAGTATCGAGGCTAGAAAACCAGATTTTGATGCTTATATTG ATCCTCAAAAGCAATATGCAGACGCGGTTATTGAAGTGTTGCCTACACGTCTGATTCCAGATGACAACGAGGGAAAAGTGTTGAGAGTGAAGCTGATCATGAAAGAAGGAGTTCCATACTTTAATCCTGTGTACTTATTCGATGAAGGTTCCACAATCTCATGGATCCCATGCGGGAGGAAGCTCACTTGTTCGTATCCTGGCATCAGCTTCTCATATGGCCCAGACGCTTACTTTGGGCATGAG GTTTCGGTGTTGGAGATGGATGGGCAGTTTGATAGACTAGATGAACTCATCTATGTTGAAAGCCATTTGAGTAACATCTCAACAAAATTCTATGGTGAAATCACACAACAAATGTTGAAGCATGCTGACTTTCCGGGTAGCAATAATGGCACTGGTCTCTTTCAAACCATTGTAGGGTTGAAGATCCGGGACTTGTTTGAACAAATTGCAGCTAAAAGGGAGTCGACTCCACTTCAATCTacaaaaagttaa